The DNA sequence ctggaagcacctcttttaggagcttagatggtatagggtctaacatacatgttgttggtttagatgatttaacaagtttatacaattcttcctctcctatagtagagaatgagtggaactgttcctcagggggtctatagtgcactgtctgatatgatacggtagctgacggctgaatggttgcaattttatctctaatagtatcgattttagaagtaaagtagttcataaagtcattactgttgtggtgttgggaaatgtcaacacttgttgaggctttatttttcgttaatttagccactgtattgaataaatacctggggttatgtttgttttcttctaaaagagaagaaaagtaatcagatctagcagtttttaatgcttttctataggatatgctactttcccgccaagcaatacgaaatacctctagttttgttttcctccagctgcgctccatttttcgggctgctctctttagggtgcgagtatgctcattataccatggtgtcaaactgttttccttaaccttccttaagcgtaaaggagcaactgtatttaaagtgctagaaaagagagagtccatagtttctgttacaagTTTCTGttatcaagttgttctgaggttttggatatgctaaggaattcggatacatcaggaagataacttaaaacgcagtcttttgtggtagaagtgatggttcttcgatacttgtaacaagaagtagaatttacaattttggctatatgaagtttacacagaactaaataatgatctgagatatcatcacttggctgaataatttcaacactatcaacatcaattccatgtgacagtattaaatctagagtatgatttcgacaatgagtaggtcctgaaacatgttgtctaacaccaatagagttcagaatgtctataaatgctgatcccaatgcatctttttcattatcgacatggatattaaaatcaccaactattaagactttatctgcagccagaactaactcggatgtaaaatcaccaaactctttaataaagtctgtatggtgccctggtggcctgtatacagtagccagtacaaacataacaggggatttatcattaacattggtttctctggataatgttatatgaagcaccattacttcaaacgagttatacttgaagcctgccctctgagaaatcctgaaaacgttgttataaattgaagcaactcctccccctttgccttttagacgcggctcgtgtttataacaataatcttggggggtggactcatttaaaataatgtaatcatcaggttttagccaagtttctgtcaaacagagcacatctatattatgatcagttatcatattatttacaaaaagtgttttcgtagaaatggatctgatattcaataagccaatctttatcatttgtttatccatattgcatttgtgttttatttgttgaacctcaattaaattgttaaccttaacttggtttggacgttttttgtattttctagttcggggaacagacacagtctctatagtgtgatatctaggtgaaagagtctctatgtgctgagaattaactgacctctgtgacgggaggcagctagcagacggtcggtttagccagtctgtctgcttcctgacctgggccccaattagtcaagtataaacactaagactatgtgccatatttctagacagaagagcagcaccaccccaggagggatgaagaccatctcttttaaacaggtcaggtctgccccaaaagctcgtccaattgtctatgaaacctatgttattctgtgggcaccacttagacatccagccattgagtgatgacaatctgctatgcatctcgtcaccacggtaagcaggcaggggaccagagcatattacagagtctgacatcgtgcttgcaagttcacacacctctttaaagttatttttagtgatctccgactggcgaagtcgaacatcattagcgccggcatgaataacaatcttactgtatttacgcttagcattagccagcacttttaaatttgccaagatgtcaggcgctctggctcccggtaaacatttgactatggtggctggtgtctctatattcacgttccgtacaatagagtcgccaataactagagcactttcatcaggtttctcagtgggtgcttcactgagtggggagaacctgtttaatgttttgatcggaacagaagagcggtgttttgacccacgactacgctgcctcaccgtcacccagttgccctgctgcaggggctctgctggaaccggacaatgtacaggagtccctgagctagacgcatccaaagccatatctagagccctaacattcttactgtcctcaattaaagtttggatgcgtgtctctaattctgaaatcttctctgtcagcctaactatttccctgcatttatcacatgtgaatccctcatcagcgacagagatagataaacggtacatgtggcaagaggtgcaaataacaattgtaggagaagccattactcaccgtgcttgatgaaatagtcttgcacacttaaacgggtcacaaacacctgcatttagctcgtgttgtgttataatggatgtattgtgtgcatttatggcaataatttattttaaaaagctcttaaacaagaataaattcgttagttttgaacttgtgacactgtgcgcgctgatcggaggcagtgatttcagggcagccgcgaatatttcattttcacacaaacagttcaaaaacatcttaatttagctcttggtgtgctctaattggtgaattgtgtgatatcgctgcaatactttatttttaatagctataaaacaagaataaactcgtttttttctgagctcatcattccacaagctcttgctcagagcggtgattcatctctcgtgtttctcacgtatcactgaccacacatcaattattaatgagccctgacctgataataatcatatatgttggtttagcttgtcagtgtgaattaaatccaagtatttatttgtattttaaccgatttaaaagtgaaaccaaaagacagtctcctccgtTTTTTAGTCCGGGAATTGCACCTAGGGGCGCATTTtgtctcagacaatggaagtctaagcacaactcactcaaacagatggacagagtgagatgagatgtctgacagttttttcattttctgttatccatacagtgttgtaaagtcatgaaactatgcatatttactcagaataacttttttttctgtatgaaaaaaggttttgaagtgtttggaatttaaaaatgcaggaaaattaataattccatctttactgtcatttaaaaaaatcaccacgacaaaaccatccaagctatccaaaacccattcacaatttaagttcctcaatgttttttcaacatgtagacaaagtttggtgtgtatagtgttactctcctctgagcagtatgcattaattcacagctaaatgtaaaaaacaatccacattcaaatcaaaatagccgactttcttgttggtcgtagctgatgactgtgaattagaaagttgtccgtcttgatgagaacaatttttgtactgagtttggtgtctgtagctaaaactaacccccccacttttgacaaaaggtggcgctatagagtgcctcttccacgccctcttatgaacttttgccagtgtctagctgtcactaatactgatatgtgttctgagtttgatgaaattctaagcatgttatatgcctcaaaatcacctgagaagtattacagtttgacatgttgccactgcaacaatatttttagatatcaatatccccccagcagatttagtatcggctgtgttttaacattattctgatgaagtttgaagcaaatcgagtaaaaataagatgctgaattcaaagcattttgaaaatgacacacttcctgctgccagttggtggcgctataactttgactcctaatagtcacatatatgcgatcgccatcatacaatgaataatctgatgaagtttgattaaaattaggaaatgtatgtggatggtattagacacttcctgtttctcaattctcgccataaattcaacgcctcgctacgagcaaaccgttcgagatatcaaaaaccccctggcaatttttcatccccaatgtcttgagatcatgttgaccgagtttggtggcaatcgagtaaaaaacctatgacaagtatatcaaattccagagcatgcgctttttacataactctaaatagctgacttcctgttgggcggagcctatgacatgcaatacgcaagttgttcggcacgatgagatctatatgtgtactgagtttcatattaatacgtgcaattATGTGTGAGCTAtaaatcaacatttatgactgtgttccagggggtgccgtagagcccctgtgccacgcccgggtcccaacctctgcaggctcctaaaggccacagattccaaagtgtgtgcaaattttcaagagtttttgagtatgttaaggactccaaaagcccccacaactttgatgacaaatatgaataataaaccctaaatagccaacttcctgttgggcggagcctatgatatgcaatacgaaagttgtttttattgatgagttctatatgtgtaccgagtttcgtgtgtctacgtacaagtatgtataatatatggccctccatattccagggggcgctgtagagcccctgtgccacgcccgtgtatcagtctctgcccggccctaatggccgcaggttccaatgtgtgtgccaattttcaagactttttaagcatgttaagggccccaaaagcccccgtaatgttagaaaaaaaaaaaaataataataaaaaataatcctaaggaaaacaatagggctctcgccctccaggcttgagccctaataataagaataatccttagaagaacaatagggctcttcgcccctttgggcttgagccctaataatccttaggggaacaatagggccctgcggccattggctcgggccctaattaagcatttagcagacgcttttatccagagacttacaaggtttttttttaataaaagtgacttaatcaacttttttAAATCACCCAACATTGGTGCATATCTGACGTGCAGaggaagtacattccatagcttaggggctttatatgaaaaggctctttcccccatggtctttagctcacattatggctggtgaagtgaaagagagtcagtagagcgaagagagcgtgatggaatataaggactgatgagttcacaaagatactcaggtgcagtcccatgaagtgcctagtatgttaagataagaattttaaaatcaattctcgcatttacgggaagcccgtgtaattgtgaaagaaccggtgtaatgtgttcacGAGGA is a window from the Carassius gibelio isolate Cgi1373 ecotype wild population from Czech Republic chromosome A9, carGib1.2-hapl.c, whole genome shotgun sequence genome containing:
- the LOC128020217 gene encoding uncharacterized protein LOC128020217 encodes the protein MASPTIVICTSCHMYRLSISVADEGFTCDKCREIVRLTEKISELETRIQTLIEDSKNVRALDMALDASSSGTPVHCPVPAEPLQQGNWVTVRQRSRGSKHRSSVPIKTLNRFSPLSEAPTEKPDESALVIGDSIVRNVNIETPATIVKCLPGARAPDILANLKVLANAKRKYSKIVIHAGANDVRLRQSEITKNNFKEVCELASTMSDSVICSGPLPAYRGDEMHSRLSSLNGWMSKWCPQNNIGFIDNWTSFWGRPDLFKRDGLHPSWGGAALLSRNMAHSLSVYT